GCTAAACTTACATAAATATGACAAGTACAACTACAACTACAACTACAACTACAACGACCCTTTCTGTATTTGTTAAGATAGAGAAAGCAACTCTTTCAATGGTTAATATTATATGTGAAATTACATACTACACTACTACAAATTTTGCAAGagtaaaagaaaaaagaatacATGATGGGATATATTACTCTAAAGTGGAAGTATTGTGTAACTAACTTGTAAGGTGTGATCCCTTAAAGGACAGCAAGATAACCAATTAAAACCACCAACACCTCAATCACAAGACCTATTCTACCAACAATAATATCCATCGATCGGAATCCCAAAGAAATCATGAGATTTGATTCTTGATTCCATAACCCATCACCAATCTTGGATGGATTATCCATATGTGCCTCGAGTTTGGTAACTTCTTGCTGACACAACTTCACTCCAAAGGGGACATAATTTGGAGGCACCAATCCGCTGGGATAACACAGATTTGGATTCCCCCATGCACCAAATCTCCTCCCCATTTTCTCATAAAACCATTTAGCAAACCTAAGTTCCCCTGTCAAGTTATTTCCATGTACGTAAAACGAAGTCACATTTGGCAAATTTGCAAGATTTGGGGAGATATCTCCTGTGAACTTGTTATCATTGAGTCCGAGAAATCTTAGCCCTTTTAGCTCGACTAGAGACTCCGGGATGCCACCTGTCAGGATCATATTGGATAAGTCCAATGCGCCCAATCCCACCAGATTACGCCACTCAAGATTGGCGAGGCTACCACCGATGGGATTGTTTGAGAGAACCAATTCCTCCAAAGAAGTCAACTCTTGGAGTGATTTGGTCAACTCTCCGGATAATTTGTTGTTGCTGAAGTCTAAAAGCTTCAAATTCTTCAGATTTGCAATCTCTTGTGGTATTTCTCCTCCCAATTGGTTGTTGCTCAAGTCAAGCTTCAACAGTGAGGTCAACCCTCCAAAAGTCAACGGCAATGGGCCATTAAGTGAATTTCTACTAAAATCAAGAATCAAGAGACGGTTCAGCCCTTCA
This genomic interval from Primulina eburnea isolate SZY01 chromosome 16, ASM2296580v1, whole genome shotgun sequence contains the following:
- the LOC140817004 gene encoding LOW QUALITY PROTEIN: piriformospora indica-insensitive protein 2-like (The sequence of the model RefSeq protein was modified relative to this genomic sequence to represent the inferred CDS: deleted 1 base in 1 codon); the encoded protein is MQIYTQLKLFLSGILAIMKKLKSWSNFSSFIVCILCLRARCNGEDESVSAPIKSTEQEALYAAIQGFVGKWWNGSDLYPDPCGWTPIQGVSCDLFDGFWYVTDLSIGPIHDNSLICDQNVLQFSPHLFALRHLKSLSFFGCFVSPSHREIAIPAQNWEAFSESLVSLEFRSNPGLTGQIPVAFTELRNLESLVLTENGLSGEIPAGIGNLIYLKRLNLAGNRLKGKIPDKFEGLNRLLILDFSRNSLNGPLPLTFGGLTSLLKLDLSNNQLGGEIPQEIANLKNLKLLDFSNNKLSGELTKSLQELTSLEELVLSNNPIGGSLANLEWRNLVGLGALDLSNMILTGGIPESLVELKGLRFLGLNDNKFTGDISPNLANLPNVTSFYVHGNNLTGELRFAKWFYEKMGRRFGAWGNPNLCYPSGLVPPNYVPFGVKLCQQEVTKLEAHMDNPSKIGDGLWNQESNLMISLGFRSMDIIVGRIGLVIEVLVVLIGYLAVL